A DNA window from Haliovirga abyssi contains the following coding sequences:
- a CDS encoding bacteriohemerythrin — protein MNLLLLGVVLLSNIFLIIFGKGIILGLVITVLEILILIVGWIFISKKETKAINHMKENLEDLLLGKDIFGDLADESIKGKLRGLVLEFNKFMKVFKQIIVRINVTGDKVESTSYDLTYNIENLMEGKNGNKENIKELISKTADVMKNVTNQYSSTEEIYATVNELSESFELVASNAEKTLDISNETAKLASIGGEAVKENLNEIKKIEETVSAIETRSIKLGESSEEIGNIVGLIGKISEQTNLLALNAAIEAARAGEAGKGFAVVAEEVKNLAENSKEATNKIDGLIKVIQNEVTEVIKAVKLGYEEVKKGMELSENTIEKIDDIIEKTNMTNGEIGKISTAIQDQSSSIKEITAATESVANDGESISNLSQDQSSDLEIIAVTLKDILLLSSNLTEVSTALKNSIGKIKIEITEEDKKKKFMEWTPAISTGVRIFDEEHKVLIRLINDLNDAMLEGKSKSVMGDILKELADYTVTHFSHEEEYFEKYDYPNREAHKKIHRQFVAKVEEAYKQFQNGDLTLSKDLMDFLNKWLVEHIVGTDKKGYGKFFNDKGVY, from the coding sequence ATGAATTTGTTATTGTTGGGAGTAGTATTATTGTCAAATATATTTTTAATTATATTTGGAAAAGGAATTATTTTAGGGTTAGTTATTACAGTATTGGAGATTTTAATTTTGATAGTTGGGTGGATTTTTATTAGTAAAAAAGAAACTAAAGCTATTAATCACATGAAGGAAAATTTGGAAGATTTATTATTAGGTAAAGATATCTTTGGAGATTTAGCAGATGAGAGTATAAAAGGAAAGTTAAGAGGATTAGTTTTAGAATTTAATAAATTTATGAAAGTATTTAAACAAATAATAGTGAGAATAAATGTTACTGGAGATAAAGTAGAAAGCACATCTTATGATTTGACATATAATATAGAGAATTTAATGGAGGGAAAAAACGGGAATAAAGAAAATATAAAAGAACTTATTTCTAAAACAGCAGATGTTATGAAAAATGTAACAAATCAATATTCTTCTACTGAAGAAATTTATGCTACAGTAAATGAATTATCAGAAAGTTTTGAATTAGTAGCAAGTAATGCAGAAAAAACTTTGGATATTTCAAATGAAACAGCTAAGTTAGCTAGTATAGGCGGCGAAGCTGTAAAAGAAAATCTAAATGAGATAAAAAAGATAGAAGAAACAGTATCGGCTATAGAAACTAGATCTATAAAACTTGGGGAATCTTCTGAAGAGATTGGAAATATAGTAGGATTAATTGGGAAAATTTCAGAACAAACTAATCTACTAGCATTAAATGCAGCAATAGAAGCAGCAAGGGCAGGAGAAGCAGGAAAAGGTTTTGCAGTAGTTGCAGAAGAAGTTAAAAATTTGGCAGAGAACTCAAAAGAAGCTACAAATAAAATTGATGGATTAATAAAAGTTATTCAAAATGAAGTAACAGAAGTTATAAAAGCTGTAAAATTAGGATATGAAGAAGTAAAAAAAGGTATGGAACTTTCTGAAAATACAATAGAAAAAATAGATGATATTATTGAAAAAACAAATATGACTAATGGAGAAATAGGTAAAATATCTACAGCAATACAAGATCAATCATCTTCTATAAAGGAGATTACAGCAGCTACAGAAAGTGTGGCAAATGATGGTGAAAGCATAAGTAATTTATCGCAAGATCAATCATCTGATCTAGAAATTATTGCAGTTACTTTAAAAGATATTTTGCTGTTATCATCTAATTTGACAGAAGTTTCAACTGCTTTAAAAAATAGTATAGGAAAAATAAAAATAGAAATAACTGAAGAAGATAAAAAGAAAAAATTTATGGAATGGACTCCTGCAATATCAACAGGTGTGAGAATATTTGATGAAGAACATAAAGTTTTAATTAGATTAATAAATGATTTGAATGATGCAATGTTAGAAGGAAAAAGTAAAAGCGTTATGGGGGATATTTTGAAGGAGTTAGCAGATTATACAGTTACCCATTTTAGCCATGAAGAGGAATATTTTGAAAAATATGATTATCCAAACAGAGAAGCTCATAAAAAAATACATAGACAATTTGTGGCAAAAGTTGAAGAGGCATATAAACAATTTCAAAATGGAGATTTAACGTTATCTAAAGATTTAATGGATTTTTTAAATAAATGGTTAGTAGAGCATATTGTTGGGACTGATAAAAAGGGATATGGTAAATTTTTTAATGATAAAGGGGTTTATTAG
- the pseI gene encoding pseudaminic acid synthase, producing the protein MKSCFIIAELSANHGHKIENAKRTIKKAKEVGADAIKIQTYTADTITIDCDNEYFKIKQGTIWDGTTLYKLYQEAYTPWEWHKELFDYAKEIGITIFSTPFDFSAVDLLEKLNTPIYKIASFEITDIPLIEYAASKGKPMIISTGIATLEEMKDAIEACKRVGNSDITLLKCTSQYPAKLEDANLKTMIDMKEKFNVKIGVSDHTIGSIVPTTAVALGAEVIEKHFIIDRNIGGPDASFSMTPDEFKEMVDRVRDVEKTLGKVDYELTEKKKNSRVFARSLFVVEDIKKGEILNEKNVRSIRPGYGIAPKYYKDILGKKVVVDIKRGTPLNLEMIEINK; encoded by the coding sequence ATGAAAAGTTGTTTTATTATTGCAGAATTATCTGCAAATCATGGACATAAAATAGAAAATGCAAAAAGAACTATAAAAAAAGCAAAAGAAGTTGGAGCGGATGCTATAAAAATACAAACGTATACAGCTGATACTATTACCATTGATTGTGATAATGAATATTTTAAAATAAAACAAGGAACAATTTGGGATGGAACTACTTTGTATAAATTATATCAAGAAGCTTACACTCCTTGGGAATGGCATAAAGAACTTTTTGATTATGCAAAAGAGATAGGAATAACAATATTTTCTACCCCTTTTGATTTTTCAGCAGTTGATTTATTAGAAAAGTTAAATACTCCAATATACAAAATAGCATCTTTTGAAATAACGGATATTCCATTAATAGAATATGCTGCTTCAAAAGGAAAACCAATGATAATATCTACAGGAATTGCAACATTAGAAGAGATGAAAGATGCTATAGAAGCTTGTAAAAGAGTTGGGAATAGTGATATAACTTTATTGAAATGTACATCTCAATATCCAGCAAAATTAGAAGATGCAAATTTGAAAACAATGATTGATATGAAAGAAAAATTTAATGTGAAAATAGGGGTTTCTGACCATACAATAGGGAGTATAGTTCCAACAACAGCAGTAGCTCTTGGAGCAGAAGTTATAGAAAAGCATTTTATAATAGATAGAAATATAGGCGGACCTGATGCGAGTTTTTCTATGACACCAGATGAATTTAAAGAGATGGTGGATAGAGTAAGAGATGTAGAAAAGACACTTGGAAAAGTTGATTATGAATTAACAGAAAAGAAAAAAAATAGTAGAGTATTTGCGAGATCTTTATTTGTTGTGGAAGATATAAAAAAAGGTGAGATTTTAAATGAAAAAAATGTGAGGAGTATAAGACCTGGATATGGAATTGCTCCAAAATATTATAAAGATATATTAGGAAAAAAAGTTGTGGTGGATATAAAAAGAGGAACTCCACTGAATTTGGAAATGATAGAGATAAATAAGTAA
- the pseG gene encoding UDP-2,4-diacetamido-2,4,6-trideoxy-beta-L-altropyranose hydrolase translates to MDNKFYIFTEGGTEIGYGHITRCSALYEEIEKRGYEVEFIINGDEEVLDIIKNKKIRLIDWRDENYLSNLLHKNDYVIIDSYLADKEIYKFISNKVGKILYIDDNQRIEYPKGIVVNPSIYGKELNYPEKERIRYLLGANYVILRKEFLNIPIMKNHKDNKDNKDNKEKIEDILITFGGSDIKNITPKILKLLAKNDLKLKKHIVIGKGYKNIAQIKKEADNNTNFYYNLNAEEMKNLMLKCDFAISAAGQTIYELLRIGIPFVAIKVADNQENNIKGLSKLGINCFDEFTIEKLKLYYFKIPKIIDGKGVNRIINNFFIDYKIRKLEEKDKKNIYDLSNKDYVRRYSLNKNKILWSEHLIWFDKQLNDKNTIFFVIESGKNDFLGQVRLNKIIDKEEAVISASFSEKIKGKGMGKYILGDVIKKVKKERDDIKNIIAVINKNNISSVKLFKRLGFNLFKEGEEFSKYIKKI, encoded by the coding sequence ATGGATAATAAATTTTATATATTTACAGAAGGTGGAACTGAAATAGGGTATGGGCATATAACAAGATGTAGTGCTCTTTATGAAGAGATAGAAAAAAGAGGATATGAAGTTGAATTTATTATAAATGGAGATGAAGAAGTTTTAGATATAATTAAAAATAAAAAAATCAGATTAATAGATTGGAGAGATGAAAATTATCTTTCCAATTTGTTACATAAAAATGATTATGTTATAATAGATTCATATTTGGCAGACAAAGAAATTTATAAATTTATATCAAATAAAGTGGGGAAAATTTTATATATTGATGATAATCAAAGAATAGAATATCCTAAAGGAATAGTTGTTAATCCTTCTATTTATGGAAAAGAATTAAATTATCCTGAAAAAGAAAGAATAAGATATTTGTTGGGGGCTAATTATGTAATACTTAGAAAAGAATTTTTGAATATTCCTATTATGAAAAACCATAAAGATAATAAAGATAATAAAGATAATAAAGAAAAAATAGAAGATATTTTAATTACATTTGGTGGCTCAGATATTAAAAATATTACTCCTAAAATTCTAAAATTATTAGCTAAAAATGATTTAAAACTAAAAAAACATATAGTAATAGGAAAAGGTTATAAAAATATAGCTCAAATAAAAAAAGAAGCAGATAATAATACAAATTTTTATTATAATTTAAATGCAGAAGAGATGAAAAACTTAATGTTAAAATGTGATTTTGCAATTTCGGCAGCAGGTCAGACTATTTATGAATTATTAAGAATAGGAATTCCTTTTGTTGCAATAAAAGTGGCAGATAATCAAGAAAATAATATTAAAGGATTATCAAAACTAGGAATAAATTGTTTTGATGAATTTACAATAGAAAAGTTAAAATTATACTATTTTAAAATTCCAAAAATTATAGATGGAAAAGGTGTTAATAGAATAATTAATAATTTTTTTATTGATTATAAAATTAGAAAACTGGAAGAAAAAGATAAAAAAAACATATATGATTTATCAAATAAAGATTATGTCAGACGATATTCTTTAAATAAAAATAAAATTCTTTGGAGTGAACATTTGATTTGGTTTGATAAACAATTAAATGATAAAAACACTATTTTTTTTGTTATAGAGAGTGGTAAAAATGATTTTTTGGGACAAGTTAGATTAAATAAAATTATAGATAAAGAAGAAGCAGTAATAAGTGCTAGTTTTAGTGAAAAAATAAAAGGTAAAGGTATGGGAAAATATATTTTGGGTGATGTAATAAAAAAAGTAAAAAAAGAAAGAGATGATATAAAAAATATTATAGCGGTGATTAATAAAAATAATATTTCTTCGGTAAAATTATTTAAGAGGTTAGGATTTAATTTATTTAAAGAAGGAGAAGAATTTTCGAAATATATAAAGAAAATATAG
- a CDS encoding glycosyltransferase family protein: protein MKIGCIIQARMSSSRLAGKVAQFLPFDSGITVLEQVIRRVKKSKKIDKIIVATTTNEDDNEIIKIANREQVDFYRGLEENVLSRYYLSAKKSNLDIIVRITSDCPCIDWEIIDELIQKHIKEKNDYTTNALKRSFPHGLDAEIINFKVLEEAYNNAKEKFEIEHVTPYIYKSHSEKFKIGILEAQDELRAPNIRITLDTKEDYILLCAVYDFLYMKNRYFRAEDIIKLFNEKKWLYNINNKIEQKKVCKNLNEEIDEAIRLLNNQDLDRAKNYLKEKYYG from the coding sequence ATGAAAATAGGATGCATAATTCAAGCTAGAATGAGCTCATCAAGATTGGCAGGGAAAGTAGCACAATTCCTGCCTTTTGATTCAGGAATAACTGTATTAGAGCAGGTAATAAGAAGAGTGAAAAAAAGTAAAAAAATAGATAAAATAATAGTAGCAACAACTACAAACGAAGATGATAATGAAATTATTAAAATTGCAAACAGAGAGCAAGTTGATTTTTATAGAGGCTTAGAAGAGAATGTATTATCAAGATACTATTTATCAGCAAAAAAAAGTAATTTAGATATTATAGTGCGAATAACTAGCGATTGTCCTTGTATAGATTGGGAAATAATAGATGAATTAATACAAAAACATATAAAAGAGAAGAATGATTATACAACTAATGCGTTAAAAAGAAGTTTTCCTCATGGCTTGGATGCAGAAATAATTAATTTTAAAGTTTTGGAAGAGGCTTATAATAATGCAAAAGAAAAATTTGAAATAGAGCATGTAACTCCATATATTTATAAGAGTCATTCTGAAAAATTTAAAATAGGGATTTTGGAAGCTCAAGATGAATTAAGAGCTCCTAATATAAGAATAACATTGGATACTAAAGAAGATTATATATTATTATGTGCAGTATATGATTTTTTATATATGAAAAATAGATATTTTAGAGCAGAAGATATTATAAAATTATTTAATGAGAAAAAATGGTTATATAATATAAATAATAAAATTGAGCAGAAAAAAGTTTGTAAAAATTTGAATGAAGAGATAGATGAAGCGATAAGACTACTTAATAATCAAGATTTAGATAGAGCTAAAAATTATCTAAAGGAGAAATATTATGGATAA
- the pseB gene encoding UDP-N-acetylglucosamine 4,6-dehydratase (inverting) — MMEMLNNAKILITGGTGSFGKKFIEAIFNKYNPDKVVILSRDEYKQFMVRQMFEKKLTKKQFSKLRFFIGNVRDRERLYRAFKGIDYVIHAAAMKQVPACEYNPKEAIKTNINGAMNIIDAALDCGVKKVIALSTDKAVNPINLYGGTKLVSDKLFIAANSYKGEKGTVFSVVRYGNVAGSRGSVIPFFQKLIDNGATELPVTDIRMTRFWMTLEKASELVFKALDESKGGETFVFKNESFKITELVKAMLPSGKIKEVGIRTGEKLHERMITSDDSRMTYEYGDYYIIYPDFEWWNFEEYFLPGGKLIEQGWEYNSGDNSEWLDAKDLKKALDEIEIGY, encoded by the coding sequence ATGATGGAAATGTTAAATAATGCTAAAATATTAATAACTGGTGGAACAGGCTCATTTGGGAAAAAATTTATAGAAGCTATATTTAATAAATATAATCCTGATAAAGTTGTTATTTTATCAAGAGATGAATATAAACAATTTATGGTAAGGCAAATGTTTGAAAAAAAATTAACTAAAAAACAATTTTCAAAATTGAGATTTTTTATTGGAAATGTAAGAGATAGAGAAAGATTATATAGAGCATTTAAAGGGATAGATTATGTAATTCATGCTGCTGCAATGAAACAAGTACCAGCGTGTGAATATAATCCGAAGGAAGCTATAAAAACAAATATAAATGGAGCAATGAATATAATAGATGCTGCTCTTGATTGTGGTGTGAAAAAAGTTATTGCATTGTCTACAGATAAAGCTGTAAATCCTATTAATTTGTATGGTGGAACTAAATTAGTATCTGATAAACTGTTTATAGCTGCAAATTCATACAAAGGAGAAAAAGGAACGGTTTTTTCGGTAGTTAGATATGGAAATGTGGCTGGAAGTAGAGGCTCTGTAATACCTTTTTTTCAAAAATTAATTGATAATGGAGCAACGGAATTGCCTGTAACTGATATTAGAATGACAAGGTTTTGGATGACACTTGAAAAGGCTTCTGAATTAGTATTTAAAGCATTAGATGAATCTAAGGGCGGAGAAACATTTGTATTTAAAAATGAATCTTTTAAAATAACAGAATTAGTAAAAGCTATGTTGCCTAGTGGAAAAATTAAAGAGGTAGGAATAAGAACAGGGGAAAAATTACATGAACGTATGATTACAAGTGATGATTCGAGAATGACATATGAATATGGAGATTATTATATTATTTATCCTGATTTTGAATGGTGGAATTTTGAAGAGTATTTTTTACCTGGCGGGAAATTAATAGAACAAGGATGGGAATATAACTCTGGAGATAATAGTGAATGGTTGGATGCAAAAGATTTAAAAAAAGCATTAGATGAAATTGAAATAGGATATTAA
- a CDS encoding PAS domain S-box protein, which translates to MNDTKKECEYLMDITTDIISFHDKDRKFTKVSNSVFKVLGYRAEELIGKDPYSFIHPDDIEKMAKKLHTTNKDSEMIYEYRMRNKKGEYIWVESKINPIFNENREIISMVSITRDITKIRKMENEIKEQYILIRKIIDNAPAFIFAKDKEGKFLIANKTLSDYYGIPIEKIENFKIEDIYEKYNLNLEEAEEYLKSDIEVIETKIEKYIPLESFTTIKQDKRWLEVRKIPFEISGKVYSLGIAIDVTERKEKEEELKKAIEEAKKADKAKSLFLANMSHELRTPLGGVIGMLEILEITELDEKQMKFVKMGKNSAENLLEIVNDILDISRMEAGKVEINKTEIEIKSFFENLIEFLSINANKKGLELLLDFDKALPKQIMADEGKIRQILTNLIGNSIKFTDDGVINIKVKKEYIIDNKMGIEIKVKDSGIGIEKSKIDKIFEPFTQGDSSYNKRYKGTGLGLSISKKLVELMGGRIFINSEKGKGTEITFILPLEILNKNNEIEDISDELDKNIDEENAVMKNNKTKNDKMKLEEIKEEKIVLIVEDNVINAHLLEYLMKKINFKTITATNGKIAIEILEKMEKIDLILMDIQMPVMNGYEATKIIKNDSKLNKIPIIAVTAYAREEEIEKILEAGMELCITKPVGKEHLYKAIEKILGIKI; encoded by the coding sequence TTGAATGATACGAAAAAAGAATGTGAATATTTAATGGATATAACAACAGATATAATAAGTTTTCATGATAAAGATAGAAAATTTACAAAAGTATCTAACTCTGTTTTTAAGGTATTAGGATATAGAGCAGAAGAACTTATAGGTAAGGATCCATATAGTTTTATACATCCAGATGATATAGAAAAAATGGCAAAAAAACTACATACTACAAATAAAGATTCAGAGATGATTTATGAATATAGAATGAGAAATAAAAAAGGTGAGTATATATGGGTAGAAAGCAAGATAAATCCTATATTTAATGAAAATAGAGAAATTATTTCAATGGTATCAATTACAAGAGATATTACAAAAATTAGAAAAATGGAAAATGAGATAAAAGAACAATATATATTAATAAGAAAAATAATAGATAATGCACCTGCTTTTATTTTTGCAAAAGATAAAGAGGGTAAATTTTTAATTGCCAATAAAACATTAAGTGATTATTATGGTATTCCAATAGAAAAAATAGAAAATTTTAAAATAGAAGATATATATGAAAAATATAATTTAAATTTGGAAGAAGCAGAAGAATATCTTAAAAGCGATATAGAAGTTATAGAAACTAAAATAGAAAAATATATTCCTTTAGAATCTTTTACAACTATAAAACAAGATAAAAGGTGGTTAGAAGTTAGAAAAATACCATTTGAAATAAGTGGAAAGGTTTATTCATTAGGAATAGCAATAGATGTGACAGAAAGAAAAGAAAAAGAGGAAGAATTAAAAAAAGCAATAGAGGAAGCTAAAAAAGCAGATAAAGCTAAAAGCTTGTTTTTAGCTAATATGAGCCATGAATTAAGAACTCCATTAGGCGGAGTTATAGGTATGTTAGAAATTTTAGAGATTACAGAGTTAGATGAGAAGCAGATGAAATTTGTAAAAATGGGAAAAAATTCTGCTGAAAATTTATTGGAAATAGTGAATGATATATTAGATATATCTAGGATGGAAGCTGGGAAAGTAGAAATAAATAAAACTGAAATTGAAATAAAGAGTTTTTTTGAAAATCTTATAGAATTTTTATCGATAAATGCTAATAAAAAAGGGTTGGAATTATTATTGGATTTTGATAAAGCACTGCCAAAACAGATAATGGCAGATGAAGGGAAAATAAGACAAATATTAACAAATTTAATAGGAAATTCTATAAAATTTACAGATGATGGAGTAATTAATATAAAAGTAAAAAAAGAATATATTATAGATAATAAAATGGGAATAGAGATTAAAGTAAAAGATAGTGGAATAGGAATAGAAAAAAGCAAAATTGATAAAATTTTTGAACCTTTTACACAAGGAGATTCTTCATATAATAAGAGGTATAAAGGTACAGGACTAGGACTATCTATTTCGAAAAAATTAGTAGAATTAATGGGCGGAAGAATATTTATAAACAGCGAAAAGGGGAAAGGGACAGAAATAACTTTTATATTACCTTTAGAAATTTTAAATAAGAATAATGAAATAGAGGATATTAGTGATGAGTTAGATAAAAATATAGATGAAGAGAATGCAGTGATGAAAAATAATAAAACAAAAAATGATAAAATGAAATTAGAGGAGATTAAGGAAGAAAAAATAGTTCTTATAGTAGAAGATAATGTTATAAATGCTCATTTGTTGGAGTATTTAATGAAAAAAATAAATTTTAAAACAATAACAGCAACTAATGGAAAAATTGCTATTGAAATTTTAGAGAAAATGGAGAAAATAGACTTAATATTAATGGACATACAAATGCCGGTAATGAATGGATATGAAGCTACTAAAATAATAAAAAATGATTCTAAATTAAATAAAATACCAATTATAGCTGTTACAGCATATGCAAGAGAAGAGGAAATAGAAAAAATATTAGAAGCTGGTATGGAATTGTGTATAACAAAGCCTGTAGGGAAAGAACATTTGTATAAGGCTATTGAAAAAATATTAGGAATAAAAATATAG
- a CDS encoding aspartate aminotransferase family protein codes for MDLKTLKEKDKQYIMNTYGKIDVSFVSGDGVKLYDTEGNEYLDFFAGIAVNNLGYSYPKVVEAIKNQAEKIMHSSNLYYIEPQIKLAELLVKNTIFDKVFFANSGAEANEGAIKLARKYGKLKLNGKFDIITMKKSFHGRTLTTVTATGQEKYQKHFTPLTEGFKYAEFGNIEDLKSKIDDNTLAIMIEVIQGEGGVNIAPKEYWEELQKLVDEKGILLIIDEVQTGVGRTGYLYAYEIYGLKPHMITSAKALGNGLPIGALLATDEVSIFEPGDHASTFGGNFMATASGIAVVEEISKKEFLYGVRKKGEYFRFKLNELVKKYNFVKSVRGKGLMIGLEIESDLIKDTVEKMLKRKILIGSAGGVVLRFLPPLIIEEKDIDAVVENLDEIFEEIKKDRK; via the coding sequence ATGGATTTAAAAACATTAAAAGAAAAAGATAAACAATATATAATGAATACTTATGGAAAAATAGATGTGTCATTTGTATCTGGAGATGGAGTAAAATTATATGATACTGAAGGAAATGAGTATTTAGATTTTTTTGCAGGAATAGCAGTAAATAATTTGGGATATTCTTATCCTAAAGTTGTAGAAGCAATAAAAAATCAAGCAGAAAAAATTATGCATAGTTCAAATTTATATTATATTGAGCCACAAATAAAATTAGCGGAACTTTTAGTTAAAAATACAATTTTTGATAAAGTTTTTTTTGCAAATAGTGGAGCAGAAGCTAATGAAGGTGCAATAAAATTAGCTAGAAAATATGGTAAGTTAAAGTTAAATGGGAAATTTGATATAATTACTATGAAAAAATCTTTTCATGGTAGAACATTAACAACCGTTACAGCAACAGGACAAGAGAAATATCAAAAACATTTTACACCTCTTACAGAAGGGTTCAAATATGCTGAATTTGGAAATATAGAGGATTTAAAATCTAAAATAGATGATAATACATTAGCTATAATGATAGAAGTTATACAAGGAGAAGGTGGAGTTAATATTGCGCCTAAAGAATATTGGGAAGAGTTGCAAAAATTAGTAGATGAAAAAGGGATATTGCTTATAATTGATGAAGTACAAACTGGAGTAGGAAGAACAGGGTATTTATATGCATATGAAATTTACGGATTGAAACCTCATATGATTACATCAGCAAAGGCTCTTGGAAATGGGTTGCCAATAGGAGCTTTATTAGCAACGGATGAAGTTTCGATATTTGAGCCTGGAGATCATGCTTCTACATTTGGTGGAAATTTTATGGCGACAGCATCAGGTATAGCTGTAGTAGAGGAAATTTCTAAAAAAGAATTCCTATATGGTGTGAGAAAAAAAGGAGAATATTTTAGATTTAAATTAAATGAATTAGTAAAAAAATATAATTTTGTAAAATCAGTTAGAGGAAAAGGGCTTATGATAGGTCTAGAGATAGAAAGCGATTTAATAAAAGATACAGTAGAAAAAATGTTAAAGAGAAAAATATTAATTGGAAGTGCTGGTGGAGTAGTTTTAAGATTTTTGCCACCATTAATAATAGAAGAAAAAGATATAGATGCTGTAGTTGAAAATTTAGATGAAATATTTGAAGAAATTAAGAAAGATAGAAAATAG
- the argB gene encoding acetylglutamate kinase — protein sequence MIGKKIERAEILMEALPYIKEFYGKTVVIKYGGNAMIDEKIKDEVVQDIVLMKFVGMNPVIIHGGGPEINKVLSKLGKTAQFNMGNRVTDYETMEVVEMVLAGKINKNIVTKLNKFGGKAVGLSGTDANLIVADKKYIEKEGEKVDIGYVGNVKTINPRMIRILEKEGFIPVISPVGVDEEGKSYNINADYVAGELAGALGAYKFILMTDIAGILKDIEDKSSIISEMSLDDAEKLIDSGIISGGMLPKVDACLTALKKGAERVHIIDGRVRHAILLELFTDDGIGTMIKKADKED from the coding sequence TTGATAGGGAAAAAAATTGAAAGAGCTGAAATATTAATGGAAGCATTGCCATATATAAAAGAATTTTATGGAAAAACAGTAGTTATAAAATATGGTGGGAATGCAATGATAGATGAAAAAATAAAAGATGAAGTTGTTCAAGATATAGTTTTAATGAAATTTGTAGGAATGAATCCTGTTATTATTCACGGTGGTGGACCTGAAATAAATAAAGTGTTAAGTAAATTGGGGAAAACTGCACAATTTAATATGGGGAATAGGGTTACAGATTATGAAACTATGGAAGTAGTAGAGATGGTATTAGCTGGAAAAATAAATAAGAATATAGTAACAAAATTAAATAAATTTGGTGGAAAAGCTGTAGGGCTTAGTGGTACAGATGCCAATTTGATTGTTGCAGATAAAAAATATATTGAAAAAGAGGGCGAGAAAGTAGATATAGGTTATGTTGGAAATGTAAAAACTATAAATCCTAGAATGATTAGGATATTAGAAAAAGAGGGATTTATTCCAGTAATATCTCCTGTAGGTGTGGATGAAGAAGGAAAAAGTTATAATATAAACGCTGATTATGTAGCAGGAGAATTAGCAGGAGCATTAGGTGCATATAAATTTATATTAATGACAGACATAGCAGGTATATTAAAGGATATAGAAGATAAAAGTAGTATAATATCAGAAATGAGTTTAGATGATGCAGAAAAACTTATTGATAGTGGGATTATATCTGGTGGAATGTTGCCTAAAGTAGATGCTTGTTTAACAGCATTAAAAAAAGGCGCAGAGAGAGTCCATATAATAGATGGAAGAGTTAGACATGCTATTTTATTGGAACTATTTACAGATGATGGAATAGGAACAATGATAAAAAAAGCAGATAAAGAAGATTAG